From Neobacillus sp. PS2-9, the proteins below share one genomic window:
- the pyrF gene encoding orotidine-5'-phosphate decarboxylase → MNNSLIIALDFSNKQEVEQFLQPFSGKELFVKIGMELFYQEGPSMIAFLKEKGHRIFLDLKLHDIPNTVKSAMKGLARLECDLVNVHAAGGKEMMEAALEGLEAGTAAGLTRPACIAVTQLTSTSQEQMNREQLIPVTLKESVLHYAGVTKEAGLDGVVCSAWEAAAIREKLGSDFYTVTPGIRMVTDEVGDQKRVATPTFAKIAGVSSIVVGRAITRAVDPLASYELWMQEWKGVRL, encoded by the coding sequence ATGAACAACTCGCTTATCATCGCGCTTGATTTTTCAAACAAGCAAGAGGTAGAACAATTTTTACAGCCTTTTAGTGGGAAAGAGTTATTTGTAAAAATAGGAATGGAATTGTTTTACCAGGAAGGCCCTTCGATGATTGCATTTTTGAAAGAAAAAGGACATCGTATTTTTCTAGATTTAAAGCTTCATGATATTCCAAATACAGTGAAAAGCGCGATGAAAGGCCTTGCTCGACTGGAATGCGATTTAGTCAATGTTCATGCGGCGGGAGGCAAGGAAATGATGGAGGCTGCATTAGAAGGGCTGGAGGCAGGGACAGCTGCAGGACTTACTCGACCTGCTTGTATTGCCGTGACGCAGTTGACAAGTACCTCTCAGGAACAAATGAACAGAGAACAATTGATTCCTGTCACGTTAAAGGAATCAGTGCTTCATTACGCAGGAGTAACGAAAGAAGCAGGACTCGATGGGGTTGTTTGTTCAGCCTGGGAAGCAGCTGCTATTCGTGAAAAGCTAGGCTCAGATTTCTACACCGTGACACCAGGAATTCGTATGGTAACAGATGAGGTAGGCGATCAAAAACGAGTTGCCACCCCAACATTTGCAAAGATTGCAGGGGTAAGCTCCATTGTTGTGGGACGTGCTATTACAAGGGCCGTTGACCCGCTAGCAAGTTATGAGCTTTGGATGCAAGAATGGAAGGGAGTAAGATTATGA
- a CDS encoding dihydroorotate dehydrogenase — protein sequence MSRLNIELPGLTLKNPIMPASGCFGFGREYSQFYDLSELGAIMIKATTTEPRFGNPTPRVAETSAGMLNAIGLQNPGLEKVMSEELPWLSQYNVPIIANVAGSVEEDYVKVAKEISNAPNVRALELNISCPNVKTGGIAFGTIPEVAKQLTKKVKEVSEVPVYVKLSPNVTNIVEMARAVENGGADGLTMINTLIGMRLDLKTGKPILANGTGGLSGPAIKPVAIRMIHEVSQAVSIPIIGMGGIQSAEDVIEFFYAGASAVAVGTANFVDPFICPTIIKELPDLLDKLGFEHISECSGRSWMRHEQLAYHRA from the coding sequence ATGAGTCGATTAAACATAGAATTACCAGGCTTAACATTGAAAAATCCTATAATGCCAGCATCCGGCTGCTTTGGATTTGGCAGGGAGTATAGTCAATTCTACGATTTGAGTGAACTTGGGGCTATCATGATTAAAGCGACTACAACTGAACCAAGATTTGGGAATCCTACTCCTAGAGTGGCAGAAACCTCTGCTGGAATGCTAAATGCAATCGGCCTTCAAAATCCGGGTTTAGAAAAAGTTATGTCCGAGGAACTACCCTGGCTTTCTCAGTATAATGTGCCGATTATTGCAAATGTGGCAGGCTCGGTAGAAGAAGATTATGTAAAGGTCGCTAAAGAAATTTCAAATGCCCCAAATGTACGTGCGTTAGAACTAAACATCTCGTGTCCAAATGTGAAAACAGGAGGCATTGCATTTGGGACGATTCCTGAAGTGGCTAAACAGTTAACCAAAAAGGTAAAGGAAGTTTCAGAGGTTCCTGTATATGTAAAACTGTCGCCCAATGTGACCAATATCGTGGAGATGGCTCGAGCTGTTGAGAATGGTGGAGCTGATGGTCTAACCATGATTAATACCTTAATTGGGATGAGATTGGATTTAAAAACAGGCAAACCGATTTTAGCTAATGGGACTGGCGGTTTATCCGGGCCAGCCATTAAACCAGTAGCGATTCGAATGATTCACGAGGTTAGTCAAGCTGTATCCATTCCCATTATCGGGATGGGAGGGATTCAATCTGCCGAAGATGTAATTGAATTCTTTTATGCTGGAGCAAGTGCGGTAGCTGTTGGTACAGCGAATTTCGTAGATCCATTTATTTGTCCAACGATTATTAAGGAACTGCCAGACCTTTTAGATAAATTAGGTTTCGAACACATAAGTGAATGTAGTGGAAGGAGCTGGATGAGGCATGAACAACTCGCTTATCATCGCGCTTGA
- a CDS encoding dihydroorotate dehydrogenase electron transfer subunit, whose amino-acid sequence MIRKELCKIVSQDEIAQDIYELVVEAELVNEITEPGQFVHIRVSNSWDPSLRRPISISSYDKKSKQLTMIYRKEGKGTSLLAKMKPVMDLDILGPLGNGFPVDEVNAGETALLVGGGIGVPPLHELSNQLKAKGVNVIHILGFQTESAVFYENEFMKNGETIVTTVDGTYGRKGFVTDVMKELTFDSIYTCGPTPMLRAIQQNYQDKKLFLSLEERMGCGVGACFACVCKKADDPEGVSYKKVCSDGPVFRAGEVVI is encoded by the coding sequence ATGATTAGAAAAGAATTATGCAAAATCGTCAGCCAAGATGAAATTGCCCAAGATATTTATGAGCTTGTGGTCGAAGCAGAATTGGTCAATGAAATAACTGAACCTGGTCAATTTGTTCATATTCGGGTCTCAAACAGCTGGGACCCATCTTTACGGAGACCAATCAGCATTTCTTCCTACGATAAAAAAAGCAAACAATTGACTATGATTTATCGGAAAGAAGGAAAAGGGACTTCACTACTTGCGAAAATGAAACCTGTGATGGACCTTGATATTCTGGGACCGTTAGGAAATGGTTTCCCGGTTGATGAAGTAAATGCAGGAGAAACAGCACTATTAGTTGGCGGCGGGATTGGTGTCCCGCCTCTACATGAGCTGTCCAACCAATTGAAGGCTAAAGGAGTAAATGTCATTCATATCCTCGGCTTCCAAACAGAATCTGCTGTTTTTTACGAAAATGAATTTATGAAAAATGGAGAAACAATTGTGACAACAGTTGACGGTACGTATGGTAGGAAAGGGTTTGTCACTGATGTGATGAAAGAACTAACCTTTGACTCAATCTATACCTGCGGTCCGACCCCTATGCTAAGGGCTATTCAACAAAATTATCAAGATAAGAAACTATTTCTATCATTAGAAGAGCGAATGGGTTGTGGAGTTGGCGCCTGCTTTGCGTGTGTTTGCAAAAAGGCGGATGATCCAGAGGGAGTTTCGTATAAAAAGGTTTGCAGCGATGGGCCTGTATTCCGTGCCGGGGAGGTTGTCATATGA
- the carB gene encoding carbamoyl-phosphate synthase large subunit, whose protein sequence is MPKRKDIHSILVIGSGPIVIGQAAEFDYAGTQACIALKEEGYRVILVNSNPATIMTDTEIADAVYIEPLTVEFVSRIIRKERPDALLATLGGQTGLNLAVELATSGVLAECEVEILGTKLSAIKQAEDRELFRSLMNELNEPVPDSEIIHELAEAKAFVEEIGFPVIVRPAYTLGGTGGGICHNPEELEEIVLSGLKHSPANQCLLEKSIAGFKEIEYEVMRDGNDNAIVVCNMENIDPVGVHTGDSIVVAPSQTLSDREYQLLRNVSLKIIRKLGIEGGCNVQLALDPDSFNYYIIEVNPRVSRSSALASKATGYPIAKLAAKIAVGLTLDEMLNPVTGKTYASFEPALDYIVTKIPRWPFDKFESGNRSLGTQMKATGEIMAIGRTFEESLLKAIRSLEAGVYHFELNGAEEIDNDLLEKRIRKAGDERLFYIAEGLKRGITIETIHQWSKIDLFFLKKMEGIIELERQLATNPLDQEILIEAKQKGFTDKKIAELWNLTEKDINTLRKNFGLVPVYKMVDTCAAEFESETPYYYGTYEEENESVVTDRKSVIVLGSGPIRIGQGIEFDYATVHSVKAIKEAGYEAIIINNNPETVSTDFSISDKLYFEPLTIEDVMSIIELEKPIGVVVQFGGQTAINLAAKLTENGVKILGTSLEDLDRAENRDKFEQALEQLNIPQPLGKTALSVEDALVIATDIGYPVLIRPSYVLGGRAMEIVYHEKELLHYMKNAVKVNPEHPVLIDRYLIGKEIEVDAICDGENVLIPGIMEHIERAGVHSGDSIAVYPPQTLSEDVKKTLVEYTVKMAKGLNIVGLLNIQYVLSQGQVYVLEVNPRSSRTVPFLSKITQVPMAKIATKAILGVSLTNQGYTPGLVPEKTGVYVKVPVFSFAKLKSVDITLGPEMKSTGEVMGKDMTLEKALYKGLIASGMNIQKFGTVLFTVADKDKQEALKLAKRFASNGYRLMATSGTATVLESAGLQVKVVGKIGSEGKTLLDVIHHGEAQFIINTLTKGKQPERDGFRIRREAVENGVPCLTSLDTADAILKVIESMNFSAEAMAVEKKKEAVFA, encoded by the coding sequence ATGCCTAAACGTAAAGATATTCACTCCATTCTAGTAATTGGTTCAGGACCAATCGTCATTGGTCAGGCTGCCGAATTCGATTATGCAGGCACTCAAGCATGTATCGCTTTAAAGGAAGAAGGCTACCGTGTCATTCTAGTAAACTCTAATCCTGCCACAATTATGACGGACACAGAAATTGCAGACGCAGTTTATATTGAACCATTGACAGTAGAGTTTGTCAGCCGAATTATTCGTAAGGAACGTCCGGATGCTCTTTTAGCGACACTTGGAGGGCAAACAGGTCTTAACCTTGCCGTTGAATTAGCAACATCAGGTGTTCTAGCTGAATGCGAAGTTGAAATTCTAGGAACCAAACTTTCTGCCATTAAACAAGCAGAAGATCGAGAGCTCTTCCGAAGCTTAATGAATGAGTTAAATGAACCGGTACCAGATAGTGAAATTATTCATGAATTAGCCGAAGCAAAGGCTTTTGTGGAAGAGATTGGCTTCCCTGTCATTGTTCGCCCAGCATATACCCTTGGAGGAACGGGAGGCGGAATCTGTCATAATCCTGAAGAATTAGAGGAAATTGTCTTAAGCGGATTAAAGCACAGTCCTGCTAATCAATGCCTGCTAGAAAAAAGTATCGCTGGCTTTAAGGAAATTGAATACGAAGTCATGCGCGATGGAAATGACAATGCAATTGTCGTTTGTAACATGGAAAATATTGACCCGGTTGGAGTACATACCGGTGATTCCATTGTTGTAGCCCCAAGTCAGACGCTAAGTGATCGAGAATATCAGCTGTTACGAAATGTTTCTCTAAAAATCATTCGAAAGTTAGGGATTGAAGGGGGTTGTAACGTTCAGCTTGCTTTGGATCCAGATAGCTTTAACTATTATATTATCGAAGTAAATCCACGTGTTAGCCGATCTTCGGCTCTAGCCTCAAAAGCTACTGGCTATCCGATTGCAAAGCTTGCTGCAAAAATTGCTGTTGGCTTAACACTCGATGAAATGTTGAACCCTGTTACGGGTAAAACCTACGCCAGCTTTGAACCGGCACTTGATTATATCGTGACGAAAATCCCAAGATGGCCGTTTGATAAATTTGAATCAGGTAATCGCTCATTGGGAACCCAAATGAAAGCAACAGGAGAAATTATGGCAATAGGCCGAACGTTTGAAGAATCCCTGTTAAAAGCCATTCGCTCACTTGAGGCAGGAGTGTACCATTTCGAATTAAACGGTGCAGAGGAAATTGATAATGATTTACTCGAGAAACGGATACGTAAAGCAGGCGATGAACGGCTTTTTTACATCGCAGAAGGGCTAAAACGTGGAATTACCATTGAAACTATCCATCAATGGAGTAAAATAGATTTATTTTTCCTAAAGAAAATGGAAGGGATCATTGAACTAGAAAGACAGCTTGCAACGAATCCACTAGATCAAGAAATCCTAATCGAAGCAAAGCAAAAAGGCTTTACGGATAAAAAAATAGCTGAGTTATGGAATTTGACTGAAAAGGATATAAATACACTCAGGAAGAACTTCGGTCTAGTCCCTGTATACAAAATGGTCGATACCTGTGCTGCAGAATTTGAATCGGAAACTCCTTATTACTATGGAACATACGAAGAGGAAAACGAGTCGGTGGTTACAGATAGAAAAAGTGTGATTGTTCTCGGTTCTGGACCCATACGAATTGGTCAAGGGATAGAGTTTGACTATGCAACGGTTCATTCTGTTAAGGCCATCAAAGAAGCCGGATATGAAGCGATCATCATTAATAACAACCCTGAAACGGTATCCACAGATTTTAGTATATCGGATAAGCTCTACTTCGAACCGCTTACGATTGAAGATGTCATGAGCATTATTGAGTTAGAAAAACCTATTGGAGTTGTGGTTCAATTTGGTGGTCAAACAGCCATCAATCTGGCAGCTAAGCTTACTGAAAACGGTGTGAAAATTCTCGGAACAAGCCTTGAGGATTTAGACCGTGCAGAAAATAGAGATAAATTTGAACAAGCACTTGAACAGCTAAATATTCCGCAGCCTTTAGGGAAAACAGCATTATCAGTGGAAGATGCACTAGTGATTGCAACCGATATCGGGTATCCCGTTCTAATCCGACCATCCTATGTTCTTGGCGGTAGAGCTATGGAAATAGTCTATCATGAAAAAGAATTGCTTCATTACATGAAAAACGCAGTAAAGGTAAATCCAGAACATCCAGTTTTGATTGACCGCTATTTAATCGGAAAAGAAATTGAAGTGGATGCCATCTGTGATGGGGAAAATGTATTGATACCTGGAATTATGGAACATATCGAGCGAGCCGGGGTCCATTCTGGTGACTCGATTGCAGTGTATCCTCCTCAAACACTTTCTGAAGATGTGAAGAAAACACTTGTTGAATACACAGTAAAAATGGCAAAAGGCTTAAACATCGTGGGATTGTTAAATATTCAATATGTATTGTCACAAGGTCAAGTCTATGTACTAGAAGTCAACCCGCGATCAAGTCGTACCGTACCATTTTTAAGTAAAATCACCCAAGTGCCAATGGCAAAGATTGCAACAAAAGCTATTTTAGGAGTTTCATTGACAAATCAAGGCTATACTCCAGGGCTTGTTCCTGAAAAAACAGGTGTGTATGTTAAGGTTCCGGTTTTCTCATTTGCCAAGCTGAAAAGCGTGGATATCACCTTAGGACCGGAGATGAAATCAACAGGTGAAGTAATGGGTAAGGACATGACGCTTGAAAAAGCTCTATACAAGGGATTGATTGCTTCAGGCATGAACATTCAAAAGTTCGGCACTGTATTGTTTACTGTTGCTGATAAAGATAAACAAGAAGCATTAAAGCTTGCCAAGCGTTTTGCTTCAAACGGTTATCGTTTAATGGCAACAAGCGGTACGGCTACCGTTTTAGAGTCAGCAGGATTACAGGTAAAAGTGGTTGGGAAAATTGGTTCAGAAGGAAAAACACTATTAGATGTCATCCATCATGGAGAAGCCCAATTCATCATCAACACACTGACAAAAGGGAAGCAGCCGGAACGAGATGGATTCAGAATTCGCCGTGAAGCGGTTGAGAATGGAGTTCCCTGCTTAACCTCACTAGATACAGCGGATGCAATCCTAAAGGTGATTGAATCCATGAATTTTTCAGCAGAAGCAATGGCTGTGGAAAAGAAAAAGGAGGCCGTTTTTGCATGA
- a CDS encoding carbamoyl phosphate synthase small subunit, with translation MKKQLILEDGTIFIGKGFGSDTETIGEVVFNTGMTGYQEILSDPSYCGQIVTLTYPLIGNYGINRDDFESINPAVKGFIVKESADFPSNWRSEFTLAEYFEMKKIPGIAGIDTRKLTRIIRQYGTLKGVICSIEKNPEEVLKTLRGTVLPINQVKQVSTKNAYPSPARGKRVVLVDFGMKHGILRELTQRDCDVVVVPYHTTADEILQLRPDGIMLSNGPGDPKDVPEAIDMLKGILGKVPLFGICLGHQLFALACGANTEKMKFGHRGSNHPVKDLSTGKIAITSQNHGYTVEEGSIKDTRLAITHIAINDGTVEGLKHLDYPAFTVQYHPEASPGPEDANGLFDQFLAMMEENKQEVTANA, from the coding sequence ATGAAAAAGCAGCTGATATTAGAAGACGGAACGATATTTATTGGAAAAGGGTTTGGCAGTGATACGGAAACCATTGGGGAAGTGGTATTTAATACAGGTATGACTGGCTATCAAGAAATTCTTTCGGACCCATCCTACTGCGGACAAATTGTTACCCTTACCTATCCGCTTATAGGCAATTATGGGATTAATCGGGACGACTTCGAATCAATCAACCCAGCTGTGAAGGGCTTCATTGTTAAAGAATCTGCTGATTTTCCCTCCAATTGGAGAAGTGAATTTACCTTAGCTGAGTATTTTGAAATGAAAAAAATCCCGGGGATTGCAGGGATTGATACAAGGAAGTTAACAAGAATAATCCGTCAATATGGAACCTTGAAAGGTGTCATCTGTAGTATAGAAAAAAATCCAGAGGAAGTATTAAAAACATTACGAGGCACCGTACTTCCAATCAACCAAGTTAAGCAGGTATCAACTAAAAATGCTTATCCGAGTCCAGCACGTGGGAAAAGAGTAGTCCTTGTAGACTTTGGAATGAAGCATGGAATATTACGAGAGCTAACCCAACGTGACTGTGATGTGGTTGTAGTTCCATATCATACAACCGCTGACGAAATTCTTCAATTACGCCCAGATGGAATTATGCTGTCCAATGGACCTGGGGATCCGAAGGATGTTCCTGAAGCTATTGATATGTTAAAAGGGATTTTAGGTAAGGTTCCTCTTTTTGGAATTTGTCTAGGTCATCAACTATTTGCGCTAGCGTGCGGAGCCAATACGGAAAAAATGAAGTTTGGTCATCGAGGTTCAAATCACCCAGTGAAAGATTTATCTACTGGAAAAATTGCGATTACGTCACAAAATCATGGATATACGGTTGAAGAAGGTTCGATTAAAGACACAAGACTAGCAATCACCCATATAGCGATTAATGATGGAACGGTAGAAGGACTAAAACATTTAGATTACCCGGCCTTTACTGTCCAGTACCATCCCGAGGCCTCACCAGGACCTGAAGATGCCAACGGCTTATTTGATCAGTTTCTTGCAATGATGGAAGAGAACAAACAGGAGGTAACAGCAAATGCCTAA
- a CDS encoding dihydroorotase: protein MKLLIQNACYIAFNGEKKQADILIENGTITKIDSNIVAMVDRKVDAAGKLVSPGFVDLHVHLREPGGEKKETIATGTLAAAKGGFTTIAAMPNTRPVPDTKEQLEWLQGRIQETAKVRVLPYASITTRQLGQELTDFEALKKAGAFAFTDDGVGVQSAEKMLAAMKKAREVNMAIVAHCEENTLINKGSVHEGSFSEKHGLNGIPSVCESVQIARDVLLAEASGCHYHVCHISTKESVRVVRDAKRAGIKVTAEVTPHHLLLSQDDIPGLDANYKMNPPLRDNADRKALIEGLLDGTIDFIATDHAPHTSEEKSEGMMLAPFGIVGLETAFPLLYTNLVLKKIISLEQLIEFLTIKPVEAFGLPYGKIEVGLPGDLVLINLDEEQVINPKEFLSKGKNTPFAGWKCKGWPEMTIAGGQIAWEKGCVLA, encoded by the coding sequence ATGAAACTACTTATTCAAAACGCATGCTACATAGCATTTAATGGAGAGAAAAAACAAGCAGATATATTGATAGAGAACGGAACAATTACAAAAATTGATTCAAACATTGTTGCTATGGTGGATAGAAAAGTAGATGCAGCAGGGAAGCTAGTGTCACCAGGGTTTGTTGACTTACATGTTCATCTTCGTGAACCTGGCGGCGAAAAAAAGGAAACAATTGCAACTGGTACGCTCGCTGCAGCGAAAGGTGGTTTTACTACCATTGCTGCCATGCCAAATACGAGACCGGTGCCTGACACCAAAGAACAGCTGGAATGGCTCCAAGGCAGAATTCAAGAGACTGCTAAGGTAAGAGTGTTGCCATATGCATCAATTACAACTAGACAACTTGGCCAGGAACTTACGGATTTTGAAGCGCTAAAAAAGGCAGGTGCTTTCGCCTTTACGGATGATGGAGTAGGTGTTCAGTCAGCAGAAAAGATGCTTGCCGCCATGAAAAAAGCTCGTGAGGTAAATATGGCGATTGTCGCCCATTGTGAAGAGAATACACTGATTAACAAAGGTTCTGTCCATGAAGGATCATTTTCAGAAAAACACGGTTTAAACGGTATTCCTTCAGTATGCGAGTCTGTACAGATTGCCCGGGATGTCTTATTAGCGGAAGCAAGTGGCTGCCATTATCATGTCTGTCATATCAGTACAAAAGAATCTGTGCGTGTGGTAAGAGATGCAAAACGAGCAGGTATTAAAGTCACTGCGGAAGTAACACCGCATCACCTATTATTATCACAAGATGATATTCCAGGGCTTGATGCTAATTATAAAATGAACCCGCCGCTTCGGGACAACGCAGACAGGAAGGCTTTAATTGAAGGACTGCTTGATGGAACAATTGATTTTATAGCAACCGATCATGCGCCGCATACATCGGAGGAAAAAAGTGAGGGAATGATGTTAGCACCATTCGGTATTGTTGGATTAGAAACGGCGTTTCCACTTCTTTATACAAACCTGGTGTTAAAGAAGATCATTTCACTTGAGCAACTGATTGAATTCTTAACAATAAAGCCTGTGGAAGCATTTGGTCTTCCGTATGGAAAAATAGAAGTTGGATTACCTGGGGATCTAGTCCTAATCAACTTAGATGAGGAACAAGTGATTAACCCTAAAGAATTTTTATCAAAGGGTAAAAATACGCCATTTGCTGGCTGGAAATGTAAGGGATGGCCGGAGATGACAATCGCTGGAGGCCAAATAGCTTGGGAAAAAGGATGTGTACTAGCATGA
- a CDS encoding aspartate carbamoyltransferase catalytic subunit, protein MLNHLLTTNELKVEEINQILTDAHNFKAGMKWQPKEQMFTANLFFEASTRTKSSFEVAERRLGLGVIPFEVLTSSVQKGETLYDTVKTLEAIGVNTIVIRHDQDRYFDELVGKVNVPIINGGDGCGHHPTQSLLDLMTIQQEFGRFKGLKIAIIGDIRHSRVARSNAEVLIRLGAEVIFSGPEEWFDYHSVDISRYRPMDQAIKEADVVMLLRVQHERHQQKSSYTANEYHKQYGLTIEREKMMNSQSIIMHPAPVNRNVEIADSLVECKRSRIFKQMENGVYIRMAVIKRAIESLEGGNRYETTYSKRMLHSI, encoded by the coding sequence ATGTTAAATCACTTGTTAACCACTAATGAATTAAAGGTGGAGGAGATTAATCAAATCTTAACAGATGCTCATAATTTTAAAGCCGGAATGAAGTGGCAACCAAAAGAGCAAATGTTTACTGCCAACTTATTTTTTGAAGCAAGCACACGGACAAAAAGCAGTTTTGAGGTAGCTGAAAGAAGGTTGGGTTTAGGGGTAATCCCGTTTGAAGTACTGACCTCCAGCGTTCAAAAAGGGGAGACACTTTACGATACAGTGAAAACATTAGAGGCTATCGGCGTAAATACGATTGTCATCCGTCATGATCAAGATCGGTACTTTGATGAACTGGTAGGAAAAGTTAACGTTCCTATCATCAATGGTGGTGACGGGTGCGGTCATCATCCTACACAGTCACTTCTCGATTTGATGACTATTCAGCAAGAATTTGGCCGATTTAAGGGATTAAAAATTGCCATTATAGGAGACATCCGTCATAGCAGAGTGGCCAGGTCCAATGCCGAGGTACTGATAAGGCTTGGAGCAGAGGTGATTTTTTCTGGACCGGAGGAATGGTTTGATTACCATAGTGTGGATATATCCAGATATAGACCAATGGACCAAGCAATAAAAGAAGCAGATGTGGTAATGCTACTGCGGGTTCAACATGAGCGGCATCAACAAAAAAGCAGCTATACTGCAAACGAGTACCATAAACAATATGGCCTTACCATAGAAAGGGAAAAGATGATGAACTCGCAAAGTATCATCATGCATCCTGCACCTGTAAATAGGAATGTAGAAATAGCTGATAGTCTTGTAGAATGCAAGCGTTCAAGAATTTTTAAACAAATGGAAAATGGAGTTTATATCCGAATGGCGGTAATCAAAAGGGCAATTGAGAGTCTTGAAGGAGGAAACAGATATGAAACTACTTATTCAAAACGCATGCTACATAGCATTTAA
- a CDS encoding solute carrier family 23 protein produces the protein MNNKPILDVKDIPKPTQWLTLSLQHLFAMFGATILVPYLVGLSPAIALISSGLGTLAFLLITKMQVPAYLGSSFAFIAPVIAAKAAGGPGAAMVGTFLAGLVYGIVALVISKAGHRWIMNLLPPIVVGPVIIVIGLALSGTAVGMAMNNPTGKYSMLHFSAALVTLAATIIFSIYAKKMFSMIPILAGIIVGYIYALIIGIVDFSPVLKAHWFEKPDFIIPFVSYKVKFTWDLVALMVPVAVVTLSEHIGHQLVLSKVVGHDYIKEPGLHRSILGDGTATIISALIGGPPKTTYGENIGVLAITRVYSVYVIAGAAVLAIIFGFIGKVTALISTIPTPVMGGVSILLFGIIASSGLRMLVDSKIDFGDKRNLVISSVILVLGIGGAIVKLPFNIQIQGMALAAIIGVLLNLILPGKQPVEENMFEETESVKKKKTA, from the coding sequence ATGAACAACAAACCAATCCTAGACGTAAAAGATATTCCAAAACCTACCCAATGGCTTACATTAAGCCTACAGCACTTATTCGCCATGTTTGGGGCAACCATTTTAGTACCCTACCTTGTAGGTTTAAGCCCAGCTATAGCATTAATCTCAAGTGGACTTGGAACATTAGCTTTTCTACTTATCACAAAAATGCAAGTCCCAGCTTACCTGGGATCTTCATTCGCCTTTATCGCACCAGTGATTGCAGCAAAAGCTGCTGGTGGTCCAGGAGCAGCGATGGTGGGTACATTTCTAGCAGGCCTAGTTTATGGAATTGTTGCCTTGGTTATTAGTAAGGCGGGGCACCGCTGGATTATGAATTTACTTCCGCCAATCGTGGTTGGTCCAGTAATTATCGTAATTGGATTAGCACTTTCAGGAACAGCTGTTGGAATGGCAATGAATAACCCTACTGGAAAGTACAGCATGCTTCATTTCTCTGCAGCACTCGTTACCTTAGCTGCAACGATTATCTTTTCGATATACGCAAAAAAAATGTTTAGTATGATACCAATATTAGCAGGTATTATTGTGGGATATATATACGCTTTAATAATAGGGATTGTGGATTTTTCACCAGTTTTGAAAGCACATTGGTTTGAGAAGCCAGATTTTATTATTCCATTTGTAAGTTATAAAGTGAAATTCACTTGGGATTTAGTAGCACTGATGGTACCTGTAGCGGTTGTTACTTTGTCAGAACATATTGGTCATCAGCTTGTACTAAGTAAGGTGGTTGGACATGACTACATTAAAGAACCAGGTCTTCATCGCTCTATTCTGGGCGATGGAACAGCGACGATCATCTCAGCTCTAATTGGTGGACCTCCAAAGACAACCTATGGTGAAAACATTGGTGTTCTTGCAATAACGCGGGTTTACAGTGTGTATGTTATTGCTGGAGCAGCAGTGCTGGCCATCATCTTCGGATTTATTGGAAAAGTAACTGCATTAATAAGTACAATCCCAACTCCAGTTATGGGAGGCGTATCCATCCTTCTGTTTGGAATTATTGCATCTTCAGGATTAAGGATGCTAGTAGACAGTAAAATTGATTTCGGTGATAAACGTAACCTAGTGATTTCCTCCGTCATACTGGTTTTAGGAATTGGAGGAGCAATAGTCAAACTGCCTTTTAATATTCAAATTCAAGGGATGGCTTTAGCGGCAATCATTGGTGTGTTACTAAACCTCATTCTCCCAGGAAAACAACCAGTAGAAGAAAATATGTTTGAAGAAACAGAATCTGTAAAGAAAAAGAAAACTGCATAA